Proteins from a genomic interval of Apteryx mantelli isolate bAptMan1 chromosome 5, bAptMan1.hap1, whole genome shotgun sequence:
- the NOCT gene encoding nocturnin — MYQSPARCLCAALPGLCCASAAPPSLLLRRGPAAARRAPPPPAAGRGAGAGGRRAPGAAPRAGCSMGNSSSRLYSALAKTLSSSAVPQHRDCLGQPDPAQLDPIDPKDLLEECQMVLQKRPPRFQRDFVDLKASAASSHRPIRVMQWNILAQALGEGKDNFVQCPMEALKWEERKCLILEEILAYKPDILCLQEVDHYFDTFEPLLSRLGYQCTFFPKPWSPCLDVEQNNGPDGCALFFLKDRFELINSANIRLTAMKLKTNQVAIAQTLKCYETGRLFCIAVTHLKARTGWERFRSAQGCDLLQNLKNITQGAKIPLIICGDFNAEPTEEVYKEFSNSSLNLNSAYKLLSPDGQSEPPYTTWKIRPSGECRHTLDYIWYSQHALNVNSALGLLTEEQIGPNRLPSFNYPSDHLSLVCDFSFNQDPDRLL; from the exons ATGTACCAGAGCCCCGCGCGCTGCCTCTGCGCCGCCCTGCCCGGCCTCTGCTgcgcctccgccgcgccgccctcgctgctgctgcggcggggccccgccgccgcccgccgagccccgccgccgcccgccgcgggaaggggagcgggagcgggcggccgccgcgccccgggggCGGCCCCCCGCGCAG GCTGTTCCATGGGAAACAGCAGCAGCCGGCTCTACAGCGCGCTCGCCAAGACGCTGAGCAGCAGCGCTGTGCCCCAGCACCGGGACTGCTTGGGGCAGCCTGACCCAGCGCAGCTGGACCCCATCGACCCCAAGGACCTACTGGAGGAATGCCAGATGGTCCTGCAGAAGCGCCCACCCCGGTTTCAGCGGGACTTTGTGGACCTGAAGGCGAGCGCTGCCAGTAGCCACCGGCCCATTAGGGTCATGCAGTGGAACATCCTTGCCCAAG CTCTTGGAGAAGGCAAAGACAACTTTGTTCAGTGCCCCATGGAAGCTCTGAAATGGGAAGAAAGGAAGTGCCTCATCCTGGAGGAAATCCTCGCCTACAAACCAGATATCTTGTGCTTGCAAGAAGTCGACCACTACTTTGACACCTTTGAGCCACTCCTCAGCCGGCTGGGCTATCAGTGTACTTTCTTCCCGAAGCCATGGTCCCCGTGCCTAGATGTGGAGCAGAACAATGGGCCGGATGGCTGCGCCTTGTTTTTCCTCAAAGACCGCTTTGAGCTCATAAACAGTGCTAATATTCGGTTAACTGCAATGAAGCTGAAAACCAACCAAGTGGCCATAGCTCAAACGCTGAAGTGCTATGAAACTGGAAGACTGTTCTGCATTGCTGTCACTCACCTGAAAGCTCGTACTGGCTGGGAGAGGTTTCGGTCTGCACAAGGCTGTGATCTTCTCCAGAACCTGAAGAATATTACCCAAGGAGCAAAGATCCCTCTGATAATCTGCGGAGACTTCAATGCGGAGCCAACTGAGGAAGTCTACAAAGAATTTTCTAACTCCAGCCTCAACTTAAACAGTGCGTACAAGCTGCTGAGCCCTGATGGGCAGTCAGAGCCGCCGTACACCACCTGGAAGATCCGGCCTTCAGGAGAGTGCCGGCACACGCTGGATTACATCTGGTATTCGCAACATGCCTTGAATGTGAACTCAGCTCTGGGCTTGCTGACTGAAGAGCAAATTGGGCCCAACAGGCTGCCATCGTTCAATTACCCTTCAGATCACCTGTCCTTGGTGTGTGACTTTAGCTTTAATCAAGACCCTGACAGATTGTTATAA